One region of Thiomonas intermedia genomic DNA includes:
- the metF gene encoding methylenetetrahydrofolate reductase [NAD(P)H], protein MRMVSTPSLSLSFEFFPPKTPEGADKLRAVRQRLYARRPEFCSVTFGAGGSTQEGTLQTVRDILAEGVDAAPHLSCIGASRESVRGHLRDFQAAGVKRLVALRGDLPSGYGMGGEFHHARDLVAFIRAEMGGAFHIEVAAYPEMHPQARSPLDDLQHFAEKVRAGANSAITQYFYSAAAYRRFVDDVRALGLDVPVVPGIMPITNSSQLLRFSEVCGAEIPRWVRLRLQSYGDDRESIRAFGREVVSSLCEELMASGAPGLHFYTLNQAEATLAVLDDLGR, encoded by the coding sequence ACACCCTCGCTCAGTCTCAGCTTCGAGTTCTTTCCGCCCAAGACGCCCGAGGGCGCGGACAAACTCCGGGCCGTGCGGCAGCGCCTGTATGCGCGCCGGCCCGAGTTCTGTTCCGTCACTTTCGGGGCCGGCGGCTCCACCCAGGAAGGCACGCTGCAGACGGTGCGCGACATCCTCGCCGAAGGCGTGGACGCCGCGCCGCACCTGTCTTGCATCGGCGCCAGCCGCGAGTCGGTGCGCGGGCATCTGCGCGACTTTCAGGCTGCGGGCGTCAAGCGCCTTGTGGCGCTGCGCGGCGATCTGCCTTCGGGCTACGGCATGGGTGGCGAGTTCCACCATGCCCGCGATCTGGTGGCCTTCATCCGCGCCGAGATGGGCGGCGCGTTTCACATCGAAGTGGCCGCCTATCCCGAGATGCATCCGCAGGCCAGGAGCCCGCTCGACGATCTGCAGCATTTCGCCGAGAAAGTCCGCGCCGGGGCGAACTCGGCCATCACGCAATACTTCTACAGCGCAGCGGCCTATCGCCGTTTTGTCGATGACGTGCGGGCCCTCGGCCTCGACGTGCCGGTGGTGCCGGGCATCATGCCCATCACCAATTCCAGCCAGCTCCTGCGCTTCTCCGAAGTGTGCGGCGCCGAGATTCCGCGTTGGGTGCGGCTGCGTCTGCAGAGCTACGGCGACGACCGCGAGTCCATCCGCGCCTTCGGCCGCGAGGTGGTGAGCAGCCTGTGCGAAGAGCTGATGGCCAGCGGTGCTCCAGGCCTGCACTTCTACACCCTGAACCAGGCCGAAGCCACACTGGCGGTGCTCGACGATCTGGGACGTTAA